The DNA segment AATATAGAATAAGAACATACAAATTTTCAAACACTCAAAACTAGTACAACCATGGGTAGTTACCAGTTCGTACGACACGACAGCGGCGCGACACACCTTGAACAGGGCCTGAGTAGACGAATGGAGATAGCGACACACACCTTCGACAGAGCTCAGTGGTGACGATGGCCACCAAACACGTACGACAGAGCAAATGGGACGCTAGCTGGGTCACAGACGGAGCAAATCAACAGTGGAAAGGGACGGCTCTTGTATCCAAATGGAATCCCTAGAAAtgtcctttaatttattattgggataaaatacataaatacataatctctataaaaaaaataatttatttttagtttctttgtttattttatatttgagattaattttttagtaataaaaataaacgaACTACaacaaataagattttattttaatatgtattaattaacaaattaaaaatatttataatggaataaacataaaatttattaatttattagggactaaaaataaatgtcaaaaattaaaaacaaaattagtatttattaaaaatcaaaacatatttaagctgttgttttatttttctgttttataacTATTGGTTAGGATTCTAAAAAAACTTATGGTTAGTAGGTGGCGTGGCAAAACAGTGTACACGTGAGGGATGATGAAGTCAAAACAAATCCAATCTCAAAACTCGGAAGAACAAGATACCTGTaatttgttgttgaaaactGAAAGCATCAAAACCTATGAAGCATTGACACGGACACAAGATACCTGTAATTTGGTGGTACAAGTGGACACCTTctaatattcaaaatataaaacatcctGTCAGTGTCCCGATACTAACACTCGGACACCGGACACACCAAGGAATTGGAGGGTCCGTGcttatatatcaaaataaaacaaaaatctcaCCACACAAGGTTGTATACTTGTACCACCAAAAGCCACAGTCGTAGTGTTAATTAGTACTTAGTGGATTCAATCTTCACTTTCATATTAACAAATCAACACAAATATTAGAGGTTGTGCCACTGATGGGGTAGTGGCATGGCACAGAACACTGAGAAAAGCATTGCATTCCTTTTCTGCTCCAACTTCTTGTATGTTGGCCCCAACCTCCCTGATGTTTGGGTTCCCAGAGAGCACACACCCCCTCACACCCTTTTTCCAGAAAGTCTCCAATGTAAGTTCTATGATGTTAATTTGAAGTTCTATGATCCTTTAAAGCCTCTACTTTGGTCACTTtatattaatatgttttattttttatttttttgcttgttTGTGTCATGTGATTCCTTTAGGGGCTAATAATGGTCATAATGCTTTGATTCTTGAGGGAAAACCCAATTGCTAAACAGATAAAGCTTGAAGTGGCTGATGAGATAAGAAGGATGAAGAGTGGCATTGGGAAGTTTCCTAGACTGGCTGTGGTTTTGGTGGGTGATAGGAGGGACTCTCACACTTTCATTCACATTAAGTTGAAGGCCTGTGATCAAGTTGGCATTGAAACAGTGGCTTCCCAGTTGCCTGAAAACTGTGATGAAAGTGAACTGCTTGATGTTGTTTCCGGTTTCAATGAGGACCCGGATGTGCATGGCATTCTTGTGCAACTTCCTCTGCCTCAAGTAATTTATTTaccatttttcttgtttttattttttgtgaatcGGGGTATCCCTCCCTCAGCTTTCTACCAAGGACTAATCCTTTGATGTATTAAGATCCATTTAAGGGGTTGACCTTAacgattcttttttttatgatataaattctAAGATTAGGGGACATGTACAGTGGCTTCTGAGCTCATAGAGGACTTACCTTTACCTCTCCTCCAAAGAGAGGAGTGGGAATTCGAACTTGCAACATGTTAGATGCGAGATCTTGTGTTGCTCCACCCGACAACCCCTCGAGGGTGCTTAATAATTAAGGCTTATTACTccctttgttcctttttatatgTCTTTTAAATAAGGTTTTTATGTAGAAATCAAGAAATGCAATTAGTTGTGAGGTTTCTTATTTTACCCTTTCTTATTTCTACTCTAcatgtgtaaattaattaaacattagGTGAAAAGTAAGGgtataattgataaaagagTAATTAATGATATCTTGAACTTGCAAATGACTGATAAATGGAaacaaaattttccaaaaatctgacaattaaaaaggaacagAGGGAGTAGTAAACATGATTATGGACATTTTAGTTTATCTAAAATCTAGGGTCATTGAGTAAGATAAATATGGTAATGATAGATTCATTTCAGTTGAGCTATAAAATGTTTAGTCTTAAAGATATAATCATAAGATTTTTGGCATTGTTGGTGATTTAGTTTTGTGAGGTGGATGTTGATACTAATGCCTTAGTTATTCTAACATATTTGATGCAGCATTTGGACGAGGAAAAAATTATCAATGTAGTGAGTCTTGAAAAGGATGTGGATGGCTTTCATCCCTTAAATATTGGAAATCTTGCAATAAGAGGAAGAAAGCCCTTCTTTGTTCCTTGTGCTCCCAAGGGCTGCATTGAGTTGTTACCTAGGCACGGTGTGGAAATCAAGGGGAAAAGAGCAGTGATAATTGGAAGAAGTAAAATTGTGGGGTTACCCACTTCCTTGCTATTGCAGGTAACGTAAATGTTGTTGCTTTCGGAATGTCTCAATTGCTAAATGGCTGATTGTTTTATCATCTTTTTAGTAGAGGCACCACGCAACAGTCAGCGTGTTACACGCGTATACGAAGAACCCAGAACATATAACTTCTGAAGCAGATATTGTGGTAGTAGATGTTGGAGTCCCCAACATAGTTTGTGGCAATTGGATAAAGAAAGGAGCTGTGGTGATtgacatgggaacaaatcaagtTAAGgtaatgatttttcttcttcagtATTTTA comes from the Glycine soja cultivar W05 chromosome 6, ASM419377v2, whole genome shotgun sequence genome and includes:
- the LOC114417397 gene encoding bifunctional protein FolD 1, mitochondrial-like, producing the protein MKSGIGKFPRLAVVLVGDRRDSHTFIHIKLKACDQVGIETVASQLPENCDESELLDVVSGFNEDPDVHGILVQLPLPQHLDEEKIINVVSLEKDVDGFHPLNIGNLAIRGRKPFFVPCAPKGCIELLPRHGVEIKGKRAVIIGRSKIVGLPTSLLLQRHHATVSVLHAYTKNPEHITSEADIVVVDVGVPNIVCGNWIKKGAVVIDMGTNQVKDPSGHGFCVSGDVCFEEAVKVASAITPVPGGVGPVTISMLLSNTLDSAKRAFGMV